The Alnus glutinosa chromosome 8, dhAlnGlut1.1, whole genome shotgun sequence DNA segment GTAGTTCACAAATATATTTAACTTTCTACaacatatattttattgaattatattatatatttatttacactttttattttattttgctgatATGACAATGTCAATTagtcaatgattttttttaaaaaaagcaatgGCTGATTGACGCTAGGGgtgtacatgcatgcatatattaatCGCTCGCATCTGCTATTACctaatatgcggatagcggataataaacGCAATAACCACACGGATGTGGTTAGTAAAAATATGATGCAGATGCAGATATCTAAAGTCGATATTTGCATTTTGCGAATGCGGATATTACAAATAACTGCATTTGCATTCTcatgtacacccctaattgGCAGTGCCATGTAGCAAGATAGAATAatgatgaaataaaaatgtggtttctagTTAGTCCAATATGCATATCCAAAGCTTTTTAGCTTGTTAAAAGCAGCTCATTTGGTTTCAGAACCAGAACCAAATCAAAGAGACTACTTTTCCATACATACCAAGAACTCTTCGAGAACTGAATGCACATCCCTGTAAAAGGAAAAGAGACTACTTTTTCATACATACCAAGAACTCTTCGAGAACTGAATGCACATCCCTGTAAAAGGAAAGTTGTTGATATAAAGCTTGTCATTTGGAGAAATGTTGCACACTCTCACTTTCACATTTTTTGAcgtaacaataaaaattataattgaattcaaaatttaataatactTTCCACTtacacacaacaacaacaaaaaaaaaaaaaaaagaaaaaaaaagtgtatattcAAAAGTGTGACAGTGTACAACATTTCTCTCGCATTTGAAAGACCCAAGTTGctatatattagtataaaaaaatGGAGGAAATGTATTGAGAAGTATACATGATCGAATTCACAGGCAGATGGGTTTCTTAACAATTTGGTAGAGTATTTATGACTCCATATCTCTCCACTGCCAAGCTCTCATGTTTTCACTTTCTCTGTGCATGGCACGCAGTTGTACGGCCTTTCATCACTGCAATTAAAAGGGTAGTTGAATCTTACCGCAACATTACTTCATTCGCAAATTAAAGAGAGTTATTGCAAAGCCATCCGTATTCATATAAATATTGATCATTTTTCAGAATACGAtgatcatatttattttttgtgacttGAGATTGACGACATCGTATTAAATTAATCTTTTACTTGCTGTTTTCTTTTGTGCATATGATTAGCTGTTGAATCTTATGCTCctgctctttattttttttaaggaacaaACACCAATGCCATGTTAAGTTGTTGGCCAGATAGATAGAATTTCACTATTCGTAACATACCCAGATGAGTAATGTTACCGATGTATCGTGTTTTAAATAATACATATAAATTACAAAGTCAATGTGAACGTATATGGTATGATATGAAAATTTAGAGCGGAGAGTAGTCTCTAGCTTGCACGGCTAGTAtgcatttaaaaattattagataatttaataaacaaattgtaattttatagaCGGAATTAAAGAAGTTTATTTTAAACTAATTTAGAGGAaaactatatatttatttatttattaaaaaatacccTATCAATCTTCTTTGCTAGCGATTTGAGTTCTACATGCATGTATTGTCAAAGAAATTGAGATTGGTGGAGGAAATGCCGTTAGTCACATAAAGTGATGTGGAGAGAATGGTAGATCCCCAGGCAATGCACATTACAAGCGCCAATGGGCTATATTTTGTCCTACACTCTATACTTTTATGAGAAAcgtcacaattttttattttctttttttttttttaaaaaaaaaatgttctcaaagtgatgagattgtgacacattatttgagaacgaagttttgaaagaaaaatttgaaaactcgagcatttttcttcttttattagtAAGAGCATCTCTAATAGTAAtagttattttagctactcataatacacatttttttttttattttttttagctactaattttttaatataaactcCAAAAAATTATCTACCTTACTctttactttctttaaataatatttttcaatgtattttCTAATGTCAAAgttgagagagaaggagagagaggtaaaaaaaaaaaaagaaaaaaaaaagagactaatATGTGCTACAAAAGTTCACTGTGGAAACACTTTATTTTGAAGTGTCTGCTAGACGAGTAAAATGGCACATGTATAGTAGCTAAATATAACTATTACAAATTGTATGAAGGGTTTGCTGGAAATGCTCTTAGAGCATTTTAATAGTCACATATAGAGCTGTTTTCGAGTCAAGCTAGGTACTGAATGTTTaagttttgtttgtttaatttttttttcgaacacaAGCCGAATTCAAACTTATCATCGAGCTAAATAATTTGTTCAagctttgttcatttatttttcgaatgAGCTCAAACTTTTTTACAAGttactcaattaacttattcattttatatataaaggaaatgaCTAAatgttgtaattattttttttttttaaaaaaaaaatcatactagttatttaattattattaatatttattatttgaattaactccaatcttaaataatctaatctcgcctttatatttttatcttatagtCTGTATATACATTTATTATACACACTCAAATAaacagacatatatatatacgtacacaTAAACGTACTCTctcacacatacacacaaatatacatatatctatataaagacttacaattacaataattcaaagaatatttattatattaagaaaaaaattcattttcttctttttaattactTAACATATTCTCATTCtaaggtttaaaaaaaattataaaactaacaaaaataaagtaTGCGAACTTATTCACGAACATGCCACTCTTTCATTTCCGGCCCTAGTTACATAGAAATTGTAATAACTATGGTTGAGTATAAAACACAACTCTTATACCAATCACATATGTAATCTTAGTAATTTGTTGTCTAAATTTGCTACCAAATTATcaataatttgaataataaatatgataaaGTTCTTATTGGGCATACTTGTCCAAACAAATTTATTAGCTACATGAGACTTATTTAAACAACTAAGCACCATTAATACTCTATTATATTTGCTTTTCAAATTActattaatacaaaaaaaaaaaaaaaaaaaaaaaattactgaagaTCATCAATTTCGTAAACCTCATGGTAGTTCAGTCAATTTAAAAAATCCGACcccaaattctttcaattccCACTTCCTCGTgctcagaaaaagaaaattcccACTTCCTCGTGTTTGATGTCCTGTCAATAATATGGATGGCGACAAGAGAAGGACGGCACTATACACCATCAACTTGACACAGATTTATTATtttccacttttcttttacCTACGAAGGTTAGCgggtgaatttttttaaaaaatatttaaaatggtGTATAccggtgaaattttttttaaaaattatatttgaatgatttataaaatttaagacaaaattaaaaaaaaacgtattagataaaatttaaatagaattaaaattctaaaacatagtatttgaaaaatatttaaaaaataattatcatcCAAACATACTCTTAGTAGTTAtattgacctatttaattactAATAGACAGATACTCAcattacctatatatatatatataaaagaatgaaaattATTGTCGAGTTTAAATTGTGTCGAACCATGAGTATAACAATTATATATGTCAATCATTACTCGACCCATATAATTAAACAGGTTAAACCCTTTAACTTTAACTTTATAATTTCGTATTAGATTTGTGTCAGATCCACGGgtcatgttaaaaattgtttGTCATTATATCACGTGTTGAGTTCGAATTATATTGATCAAGCAtttgtataagattatataagtcaattataacctgatccatttaattaaacaagtcaaacTCTTCAATCATAAccctttaatttcttgttaaatTCGTATCCAATTCGcaagtcgtataaaaaattgacaatccTAATTACTGGCTACTACaagttttattataattttcttttaaattcacGGATGAACGGGGTCCTCGTGAGTTTAATGGGACATAACATGAGTAAAACAAATTAACTAATTTACTGTTTTGTAACTAACGTAATAAGCATCGATTAGAAAACCATGTCAGTTTAAAAGCACTGGTTGTTCATGTACAGatgatattatttattaattgataaataataatatcatgTTAAAGAAGAATTGAGTACCTGAAAGTTGGTccatatattttttagaaatataaaaatattagtcAAACAAAATCATCATTCCAATTCAACGTTAATTGCAAATTTCACCATCAAAGCTTTATGATAGCAACTTGACAGCAGCGGGCAGCCCAACCCTACATCAAGACTATCAGCTCATAGCCTCCACAAACTTGCTTCCTGCCAAAAATCTCACCatcttttcaaatatttattactattttcttttcttccagcAGGCAAAATCAATCTACTGCTCTCCCTGATTAGTCAAACTTTATGTCAGCTATCCAAAAACTTTATACAAAACTTTTCGTATCTTTGTATTTAATCCTATgtgtaattgaaaaaaaagaaagaaaagtcatgaaactcaaaagtcaaaactcaAATGTATATTCAACCATCCGGAATTAATAACTATGCTCCTGAGAAAACTAATTAAAGCAACGGATATTTTTGTTAGCtgctttaaatttttatttttttatttgtacaaatttttgatgcaataaaaagttattaagtttttttttttttttttggtagggttTACATTGAAAAGTGTTGTTTGTAGCCATTGTCAAGTTAAATTGGGATTCAGCTCTAGACCGTAGAAAACAGCTGATTGGTGTAGGTGTTATTACCCGAgattagaaagaaaaagttatggCTTCTATGTGCTTTGTTCAACAATATATTTTTGATCCAGCTATTACAAAGGCGTATGGTGCACGACATGCTGTTGAGTTTGGACGATTTCTGAGCTTACATTCAGTGATATTGAAGGGAGATAGATGCACTTGAGATTACTACGGCTTTGGATAGAACGGAGATTGAAGCTGGTAAGTATGTAAATCTTATTCTGGATGCTAGAAGTCTTCTTATGGGGTTTTGGTCATGCGATATTAGTCATGTTAGGCGTGAATGCAATATGGTGGCCCACACTCTTGTAaaattttctgtttcttctAAATAAACCAAAGTGTGGTTTGAGTTTTACCCGACATGTTTGTTGGGACTCGTAAATTCTGAGCTTTTTTCGTTAGCATCTTAATGATATTACAATATCCCTtcaaaaaaactatatatttggtaaattttttgaaaaatgtaatatGTTTTCAAAGAAATAAACACTAAAcatgtttgttttgaaaaaacacAAGCTTATTTTTTATGGTGTGAAAGTTGAATtaatacttataaaaatatagaaaatttgaaaaattagagagatggttggtttatttatttattttttattgttatgtgAGGATAAGCTTTTCTAAATTTGCtctaaaagtgaataatattgATGCAATAGTGAAATAAATCTATCTAAacaaaagaaactaaaagaatAAATTGTTATGTATCCAATCAAATTGACCCCTCTCATACATGCCTTGTCAACAAAATTGCATcttacaaaattattattattgttgttgatggtgtttaatttgaaaaataaaaaagatcctAAAATATATTTAGTCACCACACTAATTGCCTAATTGGCTGTTCTCGGGGATGGAGTAACCAGCCCTAAATAAAATGGGAAAGTTAGGTCGAAGATTCAAGttacaaacattaaaaaaaattagccaaattaatcaaaatattaggattttttttttttaatttcaattgaaaACGAGAAGCAAGGAAGGTTAAGATGCTTTACGCACATCACATGGTGCAATTAATAAGCTTCTGGGCTAAACACAAGTCATgattctcaaaaaataaaaaagaaccaaaaaaaaaaggaaaaaaaaaaaaacaagtcatGAGGCCTGGACCAGAGGACCTCGTTAAGGGAATAATCAACTTGTTAATTACACTACTCCCCTAGATTGTAGCATGAGATTCTGCATGTTAGGACACGAATGCTCCCCCATATAATGTACCACTATAATTATGAGTAggctctttatttattttcatttcatttcttgatgTAACTTGTTTAAGTAATTTCTCATGTcagtaatagaaaaagaataaattatgaATAATGTTACTCTTCATACATACATAATGTGTTTAAATGACTTCTCATGTAATTATGTtcatctcaaattatttatctgaatttGAAAGACTTTGGACAGGTAATTGTGAGAAACTACTTATGAAAcccacttgaccaaataaaaattaagctgcccaaccacttatccggttAAGTAAGTCTCATAAGTGGTTTGTCACAATCACTTGcctgaattttctcaaattcgaacaaatcaCAGTTGAGAGAATCTTGATCCCTTCTTATGTCGGTagtaagaaaacaaaatgaaaaagaaaatcacttaATACACAACAcgttaacaaatataaaataaatgtaaatggCAACATTGCTCTTATGTTAAATGTCCACTTCACCCGTACACCTCTTCTTTGCATTTCTATCCCATGAAAGCTCCATTTTATTGTTGGAAACAAGGAGTACAAGAAAAATGTACTATGTGCAAGCAAGCTAGGGGCTTGACTTTTCAtgtaaattactaaaaattatatttgtatccTAGGATTATTTCACGAGGCTACTATGTCACGTGAAATATTTATgagattaaaatataatttttagtattacttttttctttttttctttttttcatcgAGATCATCTCAGTATAAGAAATGaacaaatttaccattgaatatgtagaaCGTAgatcctaccgattgaatgataaatttgaaaaaaagaaaatatatatataccatcaaCTCTATCAGCACACCACCTCCACATACTTGCATCGTCCCACCAAAAATATCCACCATCTTTTTCAAAACTCGTCAACAGTTGCCCTTTCTACTTTCCCGGGGAGCAAGACCACATGGGAGGGACAAAAACGAAAATTAAACAAGATAGCGACGCCGACAATGCCATGCTCTATCATAACAATACCGTTAATTATATTTGCACCAACAATTCAGGAAACTTGCAACTTGCCCATCCAACCAAAATTcgaccatatttttttttttttttttttacagaacgAGGCCTCAATTATGCACAATTGATAACCATACATACATAATAACAAACTACATTCATTAGATTTAGACCTATACTAGTATGTTTTCCAATAAAGCATCCAGGTCAGCTTCGCCTTCCCGGACAATTACATTCATATTTTAACccaatctcttttcttttctttttctttgggttttccTTTAATTCTTGGTGTTTTTCAAATTAACCAGAACATGCTATGCACTACTAGCAGTAGCATAGTAAAAGTAGTTAATAgctgttaattaaaaaaagaaaaagaaaaggcagggGGGTAACTACCGTAACTTATATCGCAACGTCGTCGTAACGTGTCAAGCACCTCCAGTCCAGCCTGACCTCCGCGGGGCCAACGACGTGTTGACGGGGCTTGCGGAAGGACACGATGTGGCTGCTGACCATGAACGCCGTGACCCGCTCTGACACCCTGATTTCTTCCATCTTCAAGTCTTGTAGCCTCCGCGCGTACTCTGGAACGTGCATCAGGTCCCACACCACGCCCACCCCACCCGGCTTCAACACCCTCACCACCTCACCCACCACCCTCATCCTCTCCGCCGCCGCCTCCACCGTCCGGTGCCGGCCGTGCTCCTTCCCCACCGTGTGGAGGAACACCCCGGAGACCACCACGTCGAAGCTGTTGTCTCCGAAGGGCAGCCTCCTCACGTCCCCTTCTCTGCACGTCACGTACTCTCCGACCCCCTCCAGCTTCGCAGTCCGGAGGGTCCGGAGCGTGGTGGCCTTGGAGCGGTCCAGACCCACGACCCGCCCGGAGCTGCCCTCCTTCTTAAGCTGGGTCGCCACGGCGTTGAGGAGGATTCCCCGGCCGCAGCCGAGGTCCAGGGCGTGCTTCACCGTGGACCAGTCGTCGACGGAGGAGAGCATGCGGAGGGCCATGGCGTGGTGGAGGGGTACGGCGGAGTAGAAGAAGTTGGCGGCGGCGAACAAGAGGCAGACGGCTGAGAGGGCGGTGACGGAGCCCGTGAATCCGGCAGCGAATCGGGCGGCGCCGCCTGGGAGGGAGATGGTGACGGAGAGGATGGACTCGAAGAAGGCGCGGATGGGGTCGAAGTAGAGGAGGTAGAGCACGGAGAGGACGGCGAAGAGGAGGGCGTGGAGGAGGAGGAACACCAGGGTCTGCCACTGCTCCACGCCGTAGATCGCGTAGATCTGGCTCCAGTCTCTGCTCGTCGTCGTTTTGCCCATTTCTTGCTTTTCCTTTCCCTTCCTTCACCAATCTAATGTGAGAGATTCTACTGGTGATTGAAAAGAGAACCTGCCAACTGGGAAAACAAATTCTGGGTAAGAATTCGGGAAAGTGTGTTGAGTGAGTAAatgagtgagtgagagagagaaaaagtgacAATTTCTTCTTTCACGGGAAATTATTATAGTGGTTAATAAATTATAACTGAAAGGCATAAAATGGGGTAACGCATTTTCTTTCTAAATATTCCCGCGTTTTCTCGGCAAGCAAACAGACCCAGTAGTAGCGCAAAtggattttctattttttgtttatacTTACAGTGACGAAGCTTGGGAATCAGCTCAGACTTGGAGATCCAGCAGCTGCAGAGAACTTTTTGACGATCCGAACACGGAAAGAAAGACAAACGGAGAGCAGAGAGCTCAAAGTACCAAAATTCCCAGACTTTTTTCTCAGAATCAAGAGACCCaaaatacagagagagagagagtcacaGTAATAAATCTGCAAGTGTCAGCTCTGGTACTGACGACGACGACATAGTACCATCTCCAGCAAATCACGCGCTTTTGCCCGTCGCTTCGCGACTATTTTTGAAACGGTCGTAAGGAAGCGAAGCTCCAAATTGGGCTTTCCGTTTTCGAATAAAAGAGACACTCAAAGCGGGTGTGGATTTGTACGGACTCTTGAGAGAAAAATGGGAGGGATTGGATTTGGTGGCCAGTGCGATTGTGGATTTGTGTATCCGTATGTATTTATGTAGGGGTTGTGGAATGTTTACCGGGTGACCTGCTCAGCCGGTAACTTGAATAGTTTATTTTTAAGTGTGGAGCCCTGGATATTCAAATGATTTAAGACTTtgtcttatatatttttatataatttgatgatTTGGCCGTGATAATCACCTCCTAGATTAacttttgttattaaaaaaaaaaaattaaagactaaTTTTCATTGGATCGTCATCTTAATTTTATGGCAGTCATATAGCggtttactaaataacattactcttttcaaATCTAGGATCTTGAGAGCAGAGTTTAGTAATTCTAAATACTCATACCCGACCCCACTTGATTGATCAGACCGTACCCATTagtctttagatttttttttttttttttaataaaaatttattaaaagtttaatAGACATTGTCACATCAGTCTAGTATTATGAGAGTGTGATAAAAGATGAGTATACACATAGCATTACTCACACAAAGTTAGAGTCTTCaaagagtaattttaaatactcATCTTCTATCGTACATTCATATTACTGGGTTGACGGGGAAATATTGATTATCACTTaaattttttctgttttaattAAGGTTAATCCAATAACTAATGACACTGCCAGATCTACCCATTAATATAAGAGTAAGATGGAAGATATGTACGTAGCATTACTGTTTTAAGATGCCAAAAGCATTAGGATTTGAATGTTGTCAAAATGGGGATTTGATCAAGTCTGGTTGCCTTTTGGGAAGAGTGTAGAATTTGTgatagtgaaaaataaaaataaaaaatccaccAAGATTGATTGGTTTGACCAAGGGAAGGCCTTTGTTACAAAACTTGTTCCTCACAAATTCTTAATATCAGCTCAATGTTGGTTTTGACTCAACGTTTGTGATTGTTTATTGAGTCAATAGTATAACAAGTTGGAAGAGTTCAAAATAAGGCAAGGTTTTATTTTAGTGGAAGTGACTTTGATTAGCTTCTTTTTGTCCATACATAACCATCCAAGTTGCTTACCCAAAACAAAGAAATCTACCAATTTAAGTTATGTAAAGTTCTAGCGAAATGATACTCTTTTTGATAATGgagtgaaaaaaatatattaaaaaaataaaaaataaaaaaaaataaaaaatcccatTGGACTAATCTTCCATTTAGAAGTTATccgttctttttctttttctatagtGATATTAGGGATTCTACCGCtcttattataaatttatgtcCATACATATTTAATATGGCAATTCAAGTGACACCAGAGTCATCTCTttcatgagaaatgatatttttacatatCCTATACATCTTATTTTTAAACCCACTTATTGATTTATGGGACCCATACTGTGttccacaaatttaatgattaatttgaaaCTTGGTTATACAGAGATGTATAAGATGATATGTAAGTGTGTCATTTCTCCCTCTTTCATTAGGTCAATTAGGTGGTCACCTAGGTAAGGCCTAATAAGGCCCCCAAATAGTAATAGTATAATTAAgatccctttaaaaaaaaaaaaaattagtctcaATTatggtaaattttttaataaatactctttaattaaagTCTCAATTATGAtaaaacaataattacataGACAAACTTTAATGCCTATGATATTAAGactttggaaaaaagaaaaagagaaagatggaAACTTGTAAAGCCACATTCATGGAAATTCAATGCAACAATAACCCACAACACTATTTTCCACTTATATTAAATACGTTGGGAACTAAATGCTCAGAAGAGATGGAGAAGATGGAAACTCTTTGGAAAGTCTCTCATTCAATTAGAAATTTTCGTGAAATATAACCTGTATTTAgtgaaaaacatataatttataaaatgaaataatttgatgaaaatgtcAATGGCCGGCTGaataatcttttaaaattgattatttcttatatataataaatcaagCCAATTTTTAtagggtagctcaatcggctggggactacgcctcatgaagcggggTTACTAGTTCAAATCATCCCCCTGTGgaatgtccaaaaaaaaaaacaaaatcaacccATTTCTTCACTTCATTCTGCGTTTGAACAAtttcatatatatgaaaatatttttgatttttgatttaattttcataaatcaAACAAATTGTCTTTATCTCGGAAGTTTTATGAAATATGATATTTATGATGgttgatttatttttagaactaaaagttttaaaaaagttttacaAGTAGAAGAAAGTATTCAAATTGATGtactaaattatataaaaagactttattctttccaaatacatgtattatttatagaattttatttaCAATACATGTTATAGTTGCgtctatataaataaatttttcaaaataaaaattgataaaattctACCTAAGGTTGGCAATGTTACAAGAAAGATTAAGTAGATTAGCTATATCATCAATTGAAAAGAAGATGTTATAAcaacttgaatataaaaacttaactAGTAATTTTGAATCCCAAAATGCGATTagaattatatttaaattaagaaatataaaataaaaaaaaattattatttaattaaaaaaatgcttcATTTAAATTTGCCACTTTAAGCATCAAAATCTATCGAGTCGGCCATGCGTGACACTTATTAGGTTAGCTACTATCAATACTTACCATGTTTACAAAATAACGTAATAGTCCATGTAACATTTATCACGTCAACT contains these protein-coding regions:
- the LOC133875765 gene encoding uncharacterized protein LOC133875765; amino-acid sequence: MGKTTTSRDWSQIYAIYGVEQWQTLVFLLLHALLFAVLSVLYLLYFDPIRAFFESILSVTISLPGGAARFAAGFTGSVTALSAVCLLFAAANFFYSAVPLHHAMALRMLSSVDDWSTVKHALDLGCGRGILLNAVATQLKKEGSSGRVVGLDRSKATTLRTLRTAKLEGVGEYVTCREGDVRRLPFGDNSFDVVVSGVFLHTVGKEHGRHRTVEAAAERMRVVGEVVRVLKPGGVGVVWDLMHVPEYARRLQDLKMEEIRVSERVTAFMVSSHIVSFRKPRQHVVGPAEVRLDWRCLTRYDDVAI